The DNA window TCAAACGGGTGGAACCGCAACGATCGCCGAACTGCGGATCGGTGGTCTGAACGCAACCACCAACACGAACCAGACCGCCACGCTGGATCTGTCCGGAGGCACCTTCAGCGCCGCGGATTTCTCCGTGCTCTCCGGCGGCAATGGCAGCGTCTCGACCATCAACATCAGCGGCACCGCCGACGTCACCCTTCCGGACTTTCCGACCACAAGAGGTACCGGCGCGACTGCCACCGTCACCTTCGACGGCGGCACGCTGAGGAATCTCGTCGCCAGCACTACCTTCATGGAAGGCCTGACCGACGCACTCATCAAAGCCGGAGGGATGAACATCGACACCACCGCCGGTGCCGCGACCATCAGTCAGGACCTCTCCGAAGACGGCGGTTCCCCGGGCGGCGGACTGACCAAAACCGGTGCGTTTGACCTTATCCTCGCCGGCACCAACACCTACACGGGCGCAACGAACGCCAACGAAGGTTCGATCAAGTTCTCGACGGCTGGCTCCTCCGTCAGCGACGTCGCCGTGGCCGATGGAGCCAGAGCCGGAGCGCTCGTTGCCGCGGACGATGGCCAATGGGTCAACAGCGGCGACCTGACCTGCGCCAACAACAGCGCCGTGGTCATCGATTACGGCAGCTCGACCCCGAGCACCACGGTCGCCCCGATCTCGGTCGACACCCTCAATGTCGGGACCAATATCGGGACAAGGATTGAGGGTGACCTGGTTCCAGCCCTTGCGGTCAGTCAGGCCTACCCCCTGATCACCTGGACCACCGGACCGGCGGACGCATCCGCCTTCACCACGATTCTCACAGGCGGTTTGTCCGGAACATTCAGCGTCTCTTCCAACACGCTCTACCTGACGGTCACATCCAATACGGTTGGGCAGCCGATTTCGTGGAACACCGGCGATGGCACATGGGATGAGGTCACCAGCAACTGGGTGGATGCGAATCTGGCCTCCGTGACATATGTCGACCCGCTGGATGCCGTCTTGTTTGGCGACGCCTCCGGCGCGACCGGCAGCCCGATTGTCACCCTCAACGACGTCTTCTCACCCGAGGACGTGACGATGAACAGCACCAGCCGCGACTACACGATCACCGGCACGGGCGGAATCGGCGGCTTGGGCGCACTGCTGCTCGACGCGGCCAACACGGGCACGCTCACCTTGGCCACCGCCAACAGCTACACAGGAGCCACGACCATCGATGGAGGAACCCTCCAACTGGGCAACGGCGGATCCGACGGCTCGCTCAACCCCGGCAGCCCGATCAGCGTGGCAGCTGGCGCGACTTTTGCGGTGAATCAGGATGACGCCGTGGCCCAAGGCACCGACTTCTCGGGTGTCGCCATCGACGGCGCCGGCGGCTTCTCGCAAGCCGGAAGCGGCACCACCGTACTGAATGCCGCGAACACCTTCAGCGGGCCGACCGCCATCGCCGGCGGCACGTTGCAGATCGACGGGACCGGCAGTCTGGGCGGCGGCAGCTACGCGGGAGACATCGCCATCGCTGGCGGCGCCGCCCTTCAATACAGCAGCAGCACGGGCCAGACGCTCTCCGGCATCATCAGCGGCGCGGGTTCCCTCACCAAGGACACCGGTGGCTCGACCCTGACGCTGGAAGGCGCGAACACCTACACCGGCGATACCACCCTTTCCACCGGCACGCTGGCCCTCGGTGCCAGTGAGGTGATCGCTGACAGTTCGGCCGTCATCCAGAGCGGAGGCACGATCCGAACGGCGGATGGCGTTGTCGAGACGCTGCACAGCCTCACCGCAAGCGGAGGCACTCTCCTGATCGGCACCACCAGCACCTCCGGCAGCGCCGACATCACCTTGCTCAACAACAGCGAGGTCAACGACATCCAGATCGGAATTACCAGCATCCTCCGCCTGGCCGCGGGCGTCACCCTGACCCAGACGGGCTCAGGCACGACGTCGCAGCTCGGCCCCGGCGACACACTGACCTTCGACGTCGGTGCCGGCGGACTCGCCGACATGACGGGCGACATCAACACCGGGGACGGAGACGGCGCGCTCAACAAGATCGGGGCCGGAACCCTCCGTCTGACCTCCCCCGCCTGCAAATGGGGCGGCGGAACCGTTATCGAAAACGGCACCGTCGAATTCGACACGATCGCCAACATCAACAACGCGAGCAGCCTGGGTGATGCCGATACTGCGGATGTCCTCCAGATCGGATCCAACGCGACCGCCGCCACTCTCCGGATGATCGGAACCGACTCGGCGAACTCCACCAACCGTGCCGTCCAACTCGGCGACGCGGGAGGCACCGTCGACATCGTCGACGCCGCCCAGATCCTCACCATCGGTGGGATCGTCAGCGACGCCAGCACCTCGGGCTCACTCACGAAGACCGGCGACGGTACGCTTCTGCTCTCCGGCCCCAACACCTACACCGGCCCCACTCTGGTTTCGGCGGGAACTCTGCAGTTCTCGACCGACGGCTCGGGTGCTTCCGACATCACGGCCTCGGCCAACGCTGCTGCCGGACCGCTCGTCGCCGCTGATGATGCCCAGTTCGTCAACAGCGGTGACCTGACCTTGGGCAACGACGGCATCCTGCTCGTCGACTATGGCAGTACCACCCCAAGCACCACCGTCGCACCGATGCAGGTCGACAACTTCGGCCTGGGAACGAATCCGGTTGTCATTCTGGACGCCGCATCGATCTCAAGCCTTCTCGTCGGGCAGACCTATCCGTTGGTGACGTGGACCGGAAGCGGCCCCGCCGATGGCTCCGCGTTTTCTCTCGTCAGCCACCGAGGATTGCTTACCGGAACCTTCAGCGTCGCGGCCAACACCCTGTCCGTGACGATCGGCTCCAACACTCCTTCGGTGATCGCATGGAACGCCGGTGACGGCATCTGGGACACCGCCACCAGCAACTGGGTCGACGGCAGCCTCGCCGCCACCACCTACGTCGACCCGCTCGACGGCGTCCTCTTCGGTGACGCCGGCGGCGCCTCGGGCAATCCGCTCATCACCCTGGACAGCATCTTCTCTCCGGTGAGCGTGACGATGAACAGCACCTCCCACGACTACACCATCGACGGCATCGGCGGGATCGCGGGCACGGGTCCGCTCACACTCGATGGTGCCAATACCCGCACGCTGACTCTCTCCACCGCCAACGACACCTTCGACGGAGACATCACGGTCAACGGTGGCACGCTGGTCGGCGCGGGGGCGTTCAGTGGCAGCGGAGGCGTCCGGGTCTTCGGTGCCGGCTCGAGCGCGCGAACCGTGACCGTCAACACCGGCGGAACCCTGCAGTTCGATTCCGGAAACATCTTCACCGGAAACTTCTCGTCGAACAGTGTTCCCTCGCTCGTTATCGACGGCGGCACCGTGACCAACGGCGGCATCGCCACCAACAATGCCCTCGGCCTGGTCACGCTCAATGACGGCACCCTGACCGCCACCACCGGCAGTTCGAGCGGATACGGATCCTACAATCTCAATAACACGGTCACCTCGACCGGAACCTCGCTGATCTCCTCGACGGCCCTGGAGCCCGTCACCCTGAGTGCCGCCGCGGGAACGACGACCATCTTCGATGTCCAGAGCGGGACACTCACCATTTCCGCCGAACTGGGTGAGGTGACCGCCAGCGGAGACGAGCGGTCGAGCGGACTCGTCAAAGCCGGAGCGGGCATCCTGAGACTCTCCGCCATGAACTCCTACTCCGATGCCACAACCATCGACGGAGGCATGCTGGAAGTCATGGTGGCCCAAGCCATGTCCGGCGGACTGGCATTCGGAGCCGCTGCCGGGAACACGACAACCGGCGCCTTGGACCTGTCGTCAGCAAGTGCCTCCTTTGCCGGCGCTTCCCTGGCGCAGAACAACTCCCCCACCGCCAATACGGTCACCGTGGGGGCAGCCCAAACCCTCACGCTCAGCGGCGGCCTGACCATGGGCTATGACGCAGGCGGCGGCAGCGGCGCCACCCAATCGGACCTCACCGTCAGCGGATCAGGCTCGTTCGTCGTCACCGGCTCCACCCTCGCGATCAGCGTGAACCAGGCGGGCACGAACCAAGGCTACTGGAGCGCGCCGACGCTCGACGTTTCCGGACTGGGGGCATTCAGCGCGGATGTCACCAACTTCAACGTCGGAGTGGGCACCACCACTCATGGCCCCGGCACCCTTCTGCTCTCGGACACGGCCAACACCATCATCGCGACCAACCTCAAGGTCGGGGACACCGGCAGCAACAACGGCAGAGGCGTCAGCACTCTGCTGCTGGGCACAGGCACCAATGTCATCCAGACCGACACCCTCACGATCGGGCGCGGTAAGAGCAGCGGAAACGGTGTCGTGAAGTTCGCATCCCAGGACGTAGGACCGGGAACGGTCACGATCGCCGATGCGGCAGGAACCGGCCCGACCGATATCACGCTTGGCAATGCCTACACCGTCGCGACCGGAGGCGGAGCCGTAGGAACGCTGGATCTCCGAGGCCACGTGGCGACCGTCACGGCCGGGACTCTTCTGATGGGCCAAACCAACGCCAACAGCAATGTCGCGAGCACCAACGGGGTCATCCACTTCGACTCGGGAACCTTCACCGTGGATACCTTGCAGATGGGTCTGAAGACCGGGAACTCGACCGGATCCGCGAAGGGAACGATCAACGTCGGTGGCGGCGACTTCACCGTGGACACATCCATCACCTTCGGATCCCAAACGGGCAACGGCTCCTCGCAGGCCACGCTGAACCTCACCGGAGGAACGTTCACCTCGAACACCGACATCCTGAGTGGAGGGGGTATCGTAACCAGCACGATCAACCTCAGTGGTGGCTTGCTCGACCTCGTCGGCAATGACATCGGCACAATCGGAGAGCCTGTGGTCCTCAATGCCGAGTCCGGCACCCTGCAGAACGTGGCGGCCATCAACGGAACCGGCGGGTTGACCAAGACCACGGCGGACACCCTGGTCCTGACCGGAACCAATGGCTACACCGGCGCGACGGTGGTTTCGGAAGGAACGCTCTCGCTGATCAACGGCAGCCATGCCTCACCGATCACCGCGAACAACGCCGCGTCGCTCGGCTTCACCTTGGATTCTCCCACGACCTCGACCGAATCGGTGACCTTCGATGCCGGTTCCACGGTCAAGATCACGGGAACTCCGACCCTGGCCAGCTACACGCTGATGACGGCATCGTCTTTCGCGGGGATTGCACCGGTGCTCGACGCTCCGATCGCCGGCTACGCGCTGACGGTGGACGGCGGCACCACTCTCAAACTGGTGCAAGCGGCGGGCTATGCCTCGTGGGCCGCCACCAACGCTGGCGGACAAGGTCCGGATCTCGATTGGGACGGTGATGGCATGCAGAACGGAGTGGAGTACTTCATGAACGCGGCCGCCGGATTCACTGCCAACCCGCAGCTCGATGGCTCGGGCACCATCACCTGGCCGAACGGTGGGAACATTCCAGCCTCCGAGTACGGCACGCAGTTCGTCGTCCAAACATCCAGTGATCTTGTGAACTGGAACGACGTGCTGGTCGGCGACCTCGACACCAATACCGATGGTCCCGGCGGATCCCTGACCTACACGCTCACCGGTCCCGGACCGCGCTTCGTGCGCCTTCAAGTCACGCCGAACTGACGGCACTGACGGGTAGCGGGCTCCCTCACCCGGGTGGGGGAGCCCGTCGCCCTCTCGCCGGGCAGATGACTTCCCTTTCTGGCGGACGCCCCGGACTGCCGGGACGGCTGCCTATCGGAGTTCGGACCGTTCGAGTGAAATGCCGGCTCAGTTGCTGAGGTTCGTACAGAGCTTCAGCAGCAGCGGATCGAGCTCGTACTTCGAATCACAGACGGTCTGGATCGGCAGGCTGCCGTATTCACCGTCCTGATAGGTCATCACCGAATTGGTTTCGCCGGCCTCGAGGGCATCGATGGCCGCTACGGCAAACTTGTAGGCCATCAGGCGGTCGCGGACCGTCGGCGAGCCGCCGCGCTGGACGTGACCCAGCACCGTCAGGCGGGCTTCCATGCCGATCGAGTCGGTGATCCAGCGCGTGAGGTAATCACCCATCTTGGTTCCTTCCGCAACAATCGCGAGGACGTAGTTCCGGCCACCCTTGATCTCGGCCTTCAGTCGGCCACCAATGCTGTCGAGGTTGTAGGGCAACTCAGGCGTCAGGCAGACCTCCGCCCCGCAGGCCAGCGCGCTTACCATCGCGAGATAGCCGCAGTGACGGCCCATCACCTCGATGACGAACGCCCTCGAGAACGAATTGGCGGTGTCGCGGATCGAGTCGACCGACTGGCGGATCATGTTCAGTGCGGTGTCGACGCCCAGGCAGTAGTCGGTTCCCGCAATGTCGTTGTCGATCGTCGCGGGGATACCGGCGAACGGCACTCCGAAATCGGCGTAGAATTGATTCAAGGCACGGAACGATCCGTCACCACCGACGACGACGAGTTTCTCGATCCCGCGCTTCTTGAGGTTGAGGAACGCCTGCTCGCGGAACTCGAGCTCGAAGAAACGCTTCGATCGGGATGAGCGGAGAAAGGTGCCTCCTCGGTGGAGAATGCCGGAGATCAGCTCGCGGTCGGCCTCGACGAACTTGTCGTCGATCAGCCCGCGCAGGCCGTCGTACACCAACCACGGCTTGTAGCCGCGGCGGGCGGCGTACTCCGCCGCGCATTTCACGGCGGGATTCATGCCGGCCGCATCGCCACCGGATGTGAAAATCGCAAGTCCTTTGCTCATGGCTCGGCGGGAGGGAAGAGGATGCCTCCGCCGGGGGCAAGCACGGGATGGGCCGATCCGCGGCGGATTTCCGTGCGGGTCGGCGGATGCCCGGCCGTGCAGCCATTCCGACTGCGAAATGCAACCGATTGCCGGTCGCGGACGGGCGTCCTGCACGGCGACCCGGGCGCGAAACCCCGGAAACACGGGGATTCGGCCTTGGAACACGGATTGCGATGTCTCCCCTGCGGTCTGTTTCCGCATTCAACAACCAACCGAACACCATGATTGAACTCGTCATTATCTTTGCCGTTCTCGCCCTCGTCGCCGCCATCTTCGGATTCGGAGGCATCGCCGGACAATTCGCCGGCATCGCCAAGGTCCTGCTTGTGATCTTCCTCGTCGTCGCTGCCGTGATGCTGGTGCTCTGATCGCCACCGACGACCCCGGACACCCGCTTCCCATGAAACCGAACCTTTTGGTCGTCGATACCCTCGGAGACGGCTCGCGAGAGATCGTCGAGTCCGTCTGCGAGGAACTCAGCCGCGACTACTACGTCTACCTCGCCCGACCGGGATCCGGCTTCCGGGAAGACAGCCCGAACGGCGTGCGCTTCGTCTCCAATCCATTGGACGCGCTCCCGAGATTCGGCACGCTCGCCACAGTGTGGTCGGTGGGCAACCGGTCCGTCTCGACCGCCGTCCGCGCGGCCTATCCCGAGGCAGACTTCCACGACTGGCGCCCGGCCGACTCACCGCAGTCCCCGGACGGCTTCGTGAAGGCCCTCCGCCAACGTTCCCGCACCCCGCGTCTGACGGCGGTCGCCACCGGACGGAAGACCGCCGCGTAAGCACTCGCTGTTCGGGCGCCATGGGTACTCGCCATGCCGCCACCTTGTCTCCAAGGTGGCGCGGCGATGCCGATGATTTCACGCCGCAAGGACCGCTACCCGATCTCGGCGCCGCTGGGGCAGTATCTCTATCGCTTCGACCGCTTCCGCGAAATCCCCGGAATTTACGAGGACCTGTTGCGCTTCGCCGGCTCGATCCCCTACGAGGATCCCCAAGGCAAAGAGACGCTGTGGCTGACGGTCTACTACGATCCCGAGCACATGCGGGAGCTGCGGCCGAAACTCACGCGCATCTACGGCGAGCTGAAGGTCGGCGGTGATTCCGATCACCACGAGCACCTCACGGTCGACCGCATCGACTTCGGCGAATTCGGCAACTCGCGACCGTTCCGAATCCGGATCACCAACCTCTACAATGACAACTCGGACTACTTCTACGTGAAGTTCGCCGACGCGTCGCGGATCTTCGGGCTGGAGCTAGAGCACATCCTTTCGCCCAACCGCATCAACTACCTCGTCAACGGCGACACCCTGATCGAGGAGCACATCGCCGGCGTGCCGGGCGACGTCTTCCTGCGCGACCACCTGCCGAAGCCGGAACTCAACCAGGTGCGGATCGCCAAGGAGTTCACCAAGTTCAACGAGCGCTGCTTCATCCGGCTTCTGGGAGACATGCGCAGCGTGAACTACGTCGTCGACATCACCCCGGACTTCGAGGAGGTCCAGTACCGCGTCCGCCCGATCGACTTCGACCAGCAAAGCTACGAGGGCGCCGGCAAGACCTACCTCGCCTACCGTTTCCGCTCGAACCGCACCGTGACCAAGCTGGCGTTCGACGTCCTGAACCGCGCGACCATCGAACAGTACGTGGCCGAGGAACATGCCCAGATGACGCGTCGCGCCAAGGTCGAGAGCCTGCGCCTGAAAGCCCTGCTCGGCGTGATGCAGCGCGAGGAACTCGCACCGCGCGCGCACGTCCGCCGCCTCGCGGCCGACCTCGCGAAGTACCACCACACCGACATTTTCCGCGACTGCACAACGATGGGCGAACTGACCGCCGCCCACGTTTCGCACATGCTGGATCTGTAAGGATCCGACGTCCGGACTCGACGGACCGGCGAGGGCATGGATGCTGCGGCACATGGAATTCGTGACTGTCGCGGCGTTGAAGCAGCAGGCCGGTGAGCAACCGCAACGGCTTGCCGTGGATGCCGAACTTCAGGGGCGCAGCGAGCGGCAGACGAAGACCGGCAAACCCTACCTCGTGCTCTCGTTCGCCGATGCGACCGGCAGCTTCAACCTCAACGCATGGTCGGACGCGCCGCTGTTCGAAGCGGCGTCGCAGTTCGGCGACGGCACCGTGCTGCGGCTCGACGCCGAGTGGACTCAGAACCAGTGGGGCGTCAATGCGGCCAACCTGTCTTGGGAGCGACTCGATAGCGACGCGCTCGAAACCTTCTACGCCGGCGATGCCGAGACCGCGGAGCGGCAACGGGCGGCATGGAAGACGATCCGCGATTTCTGCTCGAGCATCGCCGACCCCCGCCTGTCGACCCTGTGCGCGCATTTCCTCGATGAATACGGCGCCCGCTTCCGACGGGCCGCCGCCGCCCGCAAGAACCACCACGCGCGTCGCGGCGGACTGGCCGAACACGTCGCCCAGATGATGTGCGCGGCCGACGCGTTCTGCTCGGTCTATCCGCAGCTCAACCGGGATCTCATGCTCGCCGGCGTTTTGTTCCACGACTGCGGGAAGCTTTGGGAAAACCAGTATCCCGAGCAGGGATTCGCGCAGGGACACTCGCTCTACGGCGAAATGCTCGGCCACATCCCGCTCGGCATCGAACTGGTCAACAAGCTCTGGCACGAGATCCTCGAAACGCCCGCCGCGAAGGGCTGGTTGGCCGAAGAGCCGCCGAGCGAACATGTGAGGCTGCACCTGATGCACCTGATCGCCGCCCATCACGGCGCGCTTGAGTTCGGATCCCCCACCCTGCCACGGACACCCGAAGCATTCGCGCTCCACCACATCGACAACCTCGATGCCAAACTGGAGATGATGAAGGACGCCTACGCCGAGTCGAACGAGCTCGCCGACGGCATTTACGAAAAGCGATTTCCCCTGCCGGCCAATCCGGTCGCTCCCCTGCCGGCCTACGAGGCCGCGCCCGAATCACCCGCCAAGCCTGCGGGCGACCTTCTGCTCTGATTTCCCGGCTTGCCGGAACTTCGGCCTGCGGCAAGGGTTCACCCGATTGTCATGGAGAGCTCCGACGCCATCCTCACGCGGCTGACGAAGCTCACCGACACCAGCCTGATCGTGCACTGGTTCACCGAGTCGTGCGGGTTGATCAAAACGGTCGCCAAGGGCGCGCGCCGGCCCAAGAGCCCGTTCGCCGGGAAGCTCGACCTGTTTTTCTCCGCCGAAGTCCACTGGGCGGAGGCCCGGCGTGGCGAGCTCCACTCGCTGCGGGAAGTCTCGCCCCAATCATGCCGCGAACGGATCCGCCGCGACTACCCGACCACCCTGCTGGCCGCCTATTTCTGCCGCTTGCTCGAAACCGCGGTCGAACACCAGCACCCGGAACCGGAGCTGTATGACCTGCTGCGACGCGGCCTCGACCACATCAACGCGTCCGGAGCCTCGGAAAATGCGTTGTTTCACTTCGAAAGTGAGCTTGCACGGCTGCTCGGCCTCGGTAACGAGAAGCGACGGGGGGCACCGGCGCTGCGAGAAGCGCTCGGCGGACTCCCAAACCAGCGGGAACAAGTGCTCGCGAGTTTCGATAATCCCCAGAAAATCCACTTTCCAGATCACAAATCCGAGGTTTAATCGTATATACAAATTATGGACTCTCCAACGATCACCCTGATCCAGATCCTGCGCCAGCGCGTCGATTCGCTGGTCGAGGCTGGTGACTATGACGAAGCCGTCCACGCCGCCACTGCGGCGCTGGAAAAGGCACAGCACGCGCTGTCCTCCGATCTGGAGAGCATCGACGAATTTGCCTGCACGCTTGAGCTCCGCGGCGACCTGTATCGGGCCCTCGGCCGGTATGAAGATGCGCGTGAGGACTACAAGCAGGCGCTCGAGCAGCTTGAAAACCGCCCGGACCGCATGATGCAGGTTGGACGAATCAGCGCCGCGCAAGGCGCGGTTCACGATGCTCTGGGCAACCAGGAGCGCGCCGCCGAGCTGTGGGAAGCCGCAATGAAGATCTTCGAGGAAACCGAGCCGCCCGCCCTGCTCGACGTGGCCCTCATGGCGAACAACCTCGCCTACCTGCGGAAGTCCAATGGCGACATCGACGGTGCTGAGAGCTACTTCCTCCGCGCGCTAGAGATTCACCATCAGGTGCTCGGTCCCGATCATGAGGAAACCGCCACCGTTTCGAACAACCTCGGCGCGCTCTACCAGTCGTCCGGCTATTTCGAGCAGGCCCGCGAGATGCACATGATGGCGCTTGAGGCGCGTCGCAAGCAGTTCGGCGAAGATCATCCGGACACCGCCCAGTCGCACAACAACCTGGCCCTGGCCCTGTTGGAAACCGGCGACCGTTCTTGGGCACGCCGGCACTTCGAGAAGTCACTCCACGCCTTCGAAACACTCGGGGCCGACTACCACAGCGACCTCGAAGCCGTGTCGTCGAACTACTGCGAGTTCCTGCGCAGCGAAGGTGAGAATGTCCTTGCCGATCGGATCGAAGGGAAGATGTCGGAACTGGCGGGCGCCTGAGCCGACTGCCTTTCCTCCGGCGATACCCGATTCAATTTTGAAGCCCGGCACCCCGTGCCGGGCTTTTTCGTGCCTTGCCGGGCGCTCGGGTGGAGATCCCTCAGCTCCCCTTCACCTTGAATCGCTCGCCGAGCAACCACTTGCGGACCACGTCGCGGTTGGCGGTCAGGCTGCCCTGCACCCGGTAGTTCGACCGGCGCAGGACATCCGCCCCGGCCTCCTCCTCATCGACCACACACCACGGCCGCGAGCCGGAAGAATGGACGAAGCGGAAGCCGTCCGGACGCGTGACGATGAATCCGACATGCGTGTCCAGGCCGACGATCCGGATCCCCGAATCCATGCCGCGCAACTCGCCCGCATACTCCTCATACGGACGTCCCACCCGCAGCGACAGCTCGTCCCTGGGCAGAAAGGTGCGGAGGATGTTCTGCGACGGCTGGCGTGCCAGCTTGTAGCGGTCGACCTTGAACCCGGCGTCCCGCAGCACCGTCGCGACGAAGTAGCCGCAGGCGATCTTGCCGTCGCCCGGAGTCTCCGAGGTTCCGTTGAAATCCCACGGCGTCCCGAGCCAGCAACTCATCAGGTCCGGCAAGGCCGTCTGCAGGAAAACCGCGGCCTCATCGAGGATCTCCTCCTTTTCCGAAGTGCCCGCCGCCCGATAGCGTTTGCCGAGATCGAGGCGCCAGCGTTCCACCTCGTCCTTGAGCACCTTGTAGCGCTCCGGATCCGGTCGGGCCGGCAGCTTGCCGGTCACCAGCACCGGTTGGCCGATCTGCTGCCACCAGTTCCGGAGCTCCGCCCGGAAGAACCACCCGACTCCGCCCGCGACGATCGCGAGGGCGAACAGCAGGCGGAAGAAGGCTCGTTTCACCGGCAATTCAAAGTTCGGGCCGAACGGGAATGCCCCGCTCGGCAAAATAGCGCTTCGCCTCGCCCACCGTGTGTGTCCCGAAGTGGAAAATGCTCGCCGCCAGCACCGCGTCCGCCTTGCCGCGCTCCAGCACCTCCACCATGTGGTCGAGGTTTCCCGCGCCGCCGCTGGCGATGACCGGAATCCCCACCGACTCGGAAACAGCCGCGGTCAACTCGCAGTCATAGCCCGCCTGGGTGCCGTCGGCATCCATGCTGGTCAGAAGGATCTCCCCCGCTCCGCGACGCCAGACCTCCTTGGCCCACTCGATCGCGTCGAGCCCGACCGGCGTCCGCCCACCGTGGGTGTAGACCCCCCACTTGCCCGGGCCTTCCCGCTTGGCATCGATCGCCACCACGATGCACTGCGCGCCGAAGGCCTTGGCGCCGGCGTCGACCAGATCCGGGTTGTTCACCGCCGAGGTGTTGATCCCGACCTTGTCCGCACCGGCGAGCAGCATCTCGCGCATGTTCTCGACCGAGCGGATACCGCCTCCGACCGTCAGCGGGATGAAGCAGTGCTCGGCCGTGCGGTGGACCACGTCGACCATTGTTGCGCGATTGTCCGAAGACGCCGTGATGTCGAGAAACACCAACTCGTCGGCCTGCTGCTCGTTGTACGCCATCGCGCACTCCACCGGATCTCCGGCGTCGATCAGGTCGACGAAATTGACGCCCTTCACCACGCGACCGTCGGTCACGTCGAGGCACGGAATGATGCGTTTCGCCAGCACGCTGGGAGCAAAGCGGCGGCAACCGCGGATGTCCACCCCGCGGATGCGGCAGCGCTCAGCGCGCCGGTTCTTCGGCGAGCCGCTGCTCGTGACGCCAGAAGCCCCAGACGATCATGCCGAAGCCGCCGGTGAGGAGTCCGATGTTCACGTTCTTTACGGTGTCGAGAAGCATCGGATCGAACTCCGCC is part of the Haloferula helveola genome and encodes:
- a CDS encoding DUF1328 domain-containing protein → MIELVIIFAVLALVAAIFGFGGIAGQFAGIAKVLLVIFLVVAAVMLVL
- a CDS encoding 6-phosphofructokinase, which codes for MSKGLAIFTSGGDAAGMNPAVKCAAEYAARRGYKPWLVYDGLRGLIDDKFVEADRELISGILHRGGTFLRSSRSKRFFELEFREQAFLNLKKRGIEKLVVVGGDGSFRALNQFYADFGVPFAGIPATIDNDIAGTDYCLGVDTALNMIRQSVDSIRDTANSFSRAFVIEVMGRHCGYLAMVSALACGAEVCLTPELPYNLDSIGGRLKAEIKGGRNYVLAIVAEGTKMGDYLTRWITDSIGMEARLTVLGHVQRGGSPTVRDRLMAYKFAVAAIDALEAGETNSVMTYQDGEYGSLPIQTVCDSKYELDPLLLKLCTNLSN
- a CDS encoding autotransporter-associated beta strand repeat-containing protein, with translation MKPMYPTRVALCITAINLSLAVPAVHAASGTWTGGSATPNWGFLANWVSNTEASGTGFTATFGNTFNNGYSINLNTNRTIGNITLNNNAASDFEINQINGAVFNFDVSSGSPTVTITDAARTLSINVPIGGSDGMTKTGPGSLVLSATNNYTGATLITEGTLSLTGNRSANMGGTLDIGGTDAVLNLAGDLPMGGSQFRPGNATGTGTVNQTAGAVTFTGGNNLTLGTNSATQGFYNLSGGSFTTTTTSIHRGVIIGVNNSCDGTFNLSGTGVLDVTSGSSLQITRSENVTANGATGTFVQTGGTATIAELRIGGLNATTNTNQTATLDLSGGTFSAADFSVLSGGNGSVSTINISGTADVTLPDFPTTRGTGATATVTFDGGTLRNLVASTTFMEGLTDALIKAGGMNIDTTAGAATISQDLSEDGGSPGGGLTKTGAFDLILAGTNTYTGATNANEGSIKFSTAGSSVSDVAVADGARAGALVAADDGQWVNSGDLTCANNSAVVIDYGSSTPSTTVAPISVDTLNVGTNIGTRIEGDLVPALAVSQAYPLITWTTGPADASAFTTILTGGLSGTFSVSSNTLYLTVTSNTVGQPISWNTGDGTWDEVTSNWVDANLASVTYVDPLDAVLFGDASGATGSPIVTLNDVFSPEDVTMNSTSRDYTITGTGGIGGLGALLLDAANTGTLTLATANSYTGATTIDGGTLQLGNGGSDGSLNPGSPISVAAGATFAVNQDDAVAQGTDFSGVAIDGAGGFSQAGSGTTVLNAANTFSGPTAIAGGTLQIDGTGSLGGGSYAGDIAIAGGAALQYSSSTGQTLSGIISGAGSLTKDTGGSTLTLEGANTYTGDTTLSTGTLALGASEVIADSSAVIQSGGTIRTADGVVETLHSLTASGGTLLIGTTSTSGSADITLLNNSEVNDIQIGITSILRLAAGVTLTQTGSGTTSQLGPGDTLTFDVGAGGLADMTGDINTGDGDGALNKIGAGTLRLTSPACKWGGGTVIENGTVEFDTIANINNASSLGDADTADVLQIGSNATAATLRMIGTDSANSTNRAVQLGDAGGTVDIVDAAQILTIGGIVSDASTSGSLTKTGDGTLLLSGPNTYTGPTLVSAGTLQFSTDGSGASDITASANAAAGPLVAADDAQFVNSGDLTLGNDGILLVDYGSTTPSTTVAPMQVDNFGLGTNPVVILDAASISSLLVGQTYPLVTWTGSGPADGSAFSLVSHRGLLTGTFSVAANTLSVTIGSNTPSVIAWNAGDGIWDTATSNWVDGSLAATTYVDPLDGVLFGDAGGASGNPLITLDSIFSPVSVTMNSTSHDYTIDGIGGIAGTGPLTLDGANTRTLTLSTANDTFDGDITVNGGTLVGAGAFSGSGGVRVFGAGSSARTVTVNTGGTLQFDSGNIFTGNFSSNSVPSLVIDGGTVTNGGIATNNALGLVTLNDGTLTATTGSSSGYGSYNLNNTVTSTGTSLISSTALEPVTLSAAAGTTTIFDVQSGTLTISAELGEVTASGDERSSGLVKAGAGILRLSAMNSYSDATTIDGGMLEVMVAQAMSGGLAFGAAAGNTTTGALDLSSASASFAGASLAQNNSPTANTVTVGAAQTLTLSGGLTMGYDAGGGSGATQSDLTVSGSGSFVVTGSTLAISVNQAGTNQGYWSAPTLDVSGLGAFSADVTNFNVGVGTTTHGPGTLLLSDTANTIIATNLKVGDTGSNNGRGVSTLLLGTGTNVIQTDTLTIGRGKSSGNGVVKFASQDVGPGTVTIADAAGTGPTDITLGNAYTVATGGGAVGTLDLRGHVATVTAGTLLMGQTNANSNVASTNGVIHFDSGTFTVDTLQMGLKTGNSTGSAKGTINVGGGDFTVDTSITFGSQTGNGSSQATLNLTGGTFTSNTDILSGGGIVTSTINLSGGLLDLVGNDIGTIGEPVVLNAESGTLQNVAAINGTGGLTKTTADTLVLTGTNGYTGATVVSEGTLSLINGSHASPITANNAASLGFTLDSPTTSTESVTFDAGSTVKITGTPTLASYTLMTASSFAGIAPVLDAPIAGYALTVDGGTTLKLVQAAGYASWAATNAGGQGPDLDWDGDGMQNGVEYFMNAAAGFTANPQLDGSGTITWPNGGNIPASEYGTQFVVQTSSDLVNWNDVLVGDLDTNTDGPGGSLTYTLTGPGPRFVRLQVTPN